GCTTTTTGGTACCGGTGGGCAGGGGGCTGCGCAGCTGGAGGCTCTTATGACGGTGCGTGAGCTGACGGAGATCCGGGTTTTCGACGCTCTTCCCGGCAAGGCTGCTGATTTCATAATAAAAAATCAGTCCATCGCAGACAGTCACGGAGTCCGGCTTGTAGAGGCAAAAAATCCCAAAGAAGCAGTGACAGGCGCGGATGTGATCACAACTGTCACGACATCCTCTCTGCCGCTGTTCTCAAGCGATGATATCAAGCCAGGCTGCCACATTAACGGCGTGGGCTCCTACACACCGGATAAGAGAGAGTTGCCGGCAGGGCTTCTTCTCAGGGCCGGCCGGATCTTTGTCGATAACCGGGAGGCTGTGCTTGCAGAGGCAGGAGATTTCATTATCCCGATGAAAGAAGGATCGTTCTCCTCTGAAAAGATAGCCGGCGAACTCGGAGAGCTGATCCTTGGCAATGTGGCAGGACGGCAGGGCAAAGATGAGATAACGATAATGAAGACGGTCGGGTTTGCGACGCTGGACATAGTTGCCGCGGCTGAAATAGTAAAAAAGGCACAAGAGGCCGGAGCAGGAACTGTCATCGATTTTTAACGGCTACGCGTTATAATTATATCTGGTATAGGGCCGCGTGTCCTTCTCCCATCAAGGGATCGCTGATATAGTCGCTATAGTCATGCACTCAGTATTTTGACTGTAATGATCAGCGGTTCCTTAGATTTTTGTGTGCCCGGAGGAACGAAACGATATGTTGAAGAACTCTCTGAAGTGCCACCCCCTTCTTGTGCCCTTTGTGCCTGTCGTTGAGCTTCTTGGCGCGATGCTGGGCAGGGACTATGAAATAGTACTCCACGACGTATCAGGCGGGGAACCAGTTATTGTGGCTATTGCTAACGGTGAACTCACTGGAAGGGATATGGACGCTCCTATGACTGACTTCGGCAAAATTCTTATGACGAGCCCCAAGGCTGCGGATATTGATTTTATTGCTAACTATCCGTCTGAAGCAGAAAACGGGCGCGCTATGCGTTCAGGGGTTTCTCTGATACGTGACGAAAACAGAAGGCTTATAGGTTTTTTATGTATTAACTATGATATGACCAGGGGCAGTATCCTTAAAGATATGGGAGATTTTCTGATGGAGACAAAACCGCTCTCATTTGACGCTGTCAAGGCGGAACGGTTCGGCGGTGTGAAAGACGGTCATTTGTTTATGGAAAAGGCCCGTCAGAAATTCGGCAAGCCATTGATCTACCTGAGCAGCGAAGAGCGTAAACAGTGCATAAGATACATGGAGGAAATAGGTTTCTTTAAATTAAAAGGATCGGTCGAGAGCCTCGCTAAAGAGATGAAGAAAAGCCGCTACACAATTTATGCCGACCTACGTTCTGTCATAAGAGATAAATAATTTACAGCTTGTCAAAAAAATCCGCAGCGGCTCCAAATAGCCGCTGCGGATTTTTTTGACTTATTAGATTGAGAAGTGATATAATGTATATTTGTCCAGCGCTGTCGACGCGGATAAAAGCCACGAAAAAAATCTGTGCCGAACAGCTCCGGCAATCTGCAAGATGAAGGGATCATATATAATGCAGGATTCATCAAAGATAAGAAATATTGCAATAATCGCCCACATCGACCACGGAAAGACTACGCTGATAGATGGCATATTCAAAGCGGCGCGCCTTTTCAGGGACAACCAGGTCGTTGAAGAACGCGTCATGGACGCCGGAACTATAGAGCGTGAGCGCGGCATAACTATCAAAGCGAAACACTGTACCGTCGAATGGGGCGGCTATAAAATAAATATCGTTGACACTCCGGGGCATGCCGATTTTTCTGGTGAAGTGGAGAGGGTCCTCTCCATGGTCGATTCGGTGCTGCTTCTTGTTGATGCGAACGAAGGCCCTATGCCGCAGACGCGCTACGTTCTGATGCGCGCGCTCAAACTTGGCCTCAAGCCTATTGTAATAGTCAACAAAGTCGATCGTCCGAATGCCGACCCAGACGGCGCACTTGACAAGACATTCGATCTCTTTATAGAGCTTGGTGCGACGGAGGAGCAGTGCGACTTCTCTGTGCTTTATGGTTCCGGGCTTCAGGGCTGGTTTGTGGATGACCTTAACAAGGATATCGATAATACTAAGGTCGGAATGGACGATCTCTTCAAAACAATAATAGAAAAAGTGCCGGCACCAAATGCCGAGATGGACAAACCCTTCCTTATGCAGGTCTGTACGCTTTCATGGAGTGAATATCTTGGGCGCATAGGCTGCGGAAGGATACTTCAGGGCACACTGCGCAAGGGGGATAAACTGCTGCGCACCCATACAAGATGGACAGACTATGACCAGACAAACTGGGAGATCGTCTCCACCGACCTGGCCACATGCACGCACCTCTATGTCACTAATGGCCTTGACCGTACTGAGACAGATGCAGTCGGAGCAGGTGACATCGTGTGGTTCACAGGGCCGGACAACATAGATCTGGGCGATACCATAAGTGCTCCTGAGATTTCGGATAAGGTCATCCCTCCGCTTGATATAGAAGAACCGACGGTATCTATGTTATTTCTTGTCAACACGAGTCCTTTTGCAGGCCAGGATGGTAACGCTATTACCCTGCGTCAGCTGAAGACACGGATAGAACGCGAAACGAAGACGGATCCGGCACTCCGTATGGAGGACATAGGACGCCCTGACGGTATAAAGGTTTCTGGCCGCGGGGAGCTCCATCTCGGCATACTCATAGAAGAGATACGACGCGAGGGTTCGGAGATATGCGTATCAAGGCCTGAGGTCATCGTACAGCACGATGCAAACGGCAGATTGCTCGAACCGATGGAAGACCTCATAATAGATGTTCCGGAGGAATATCAGGGGATAGTCATACAGAAACTGGCACAGCGCAAGGGTGAGCTTAAAAACATGCAGAACGGAGGGACCGGTGTCCTTCGACTTGAATTCAGGATACCGACTCGCGGACTTATCGGTTACAGAGGAGAATTTCTCACCGACACGCGCGGGCTTGGCATACTTGCCTCTCGTTTCGTAGGTTATGGGCCGTGGGTCGGAGATATAAACTCGCGCAGCCGTGGCTCACTTGTCAGCATGGACAGTGGCACAACTACTTCATATGCCCTCGATAACCTCCAGGAGCGCGGCACACTGTTCATCAAGCCAGGCGAGGCAGTCTATAACGGTCAGGTAGTAGGCGAAGCCTCCCGAAACAAGGATATACCGTGCAACCCGAGTAAGCGTAAACAGCAGACGAACCACCGTTCTGCAACAAAAGACATGATAACTGTTCTCGACGTGCCAAGGACGATGACGATCGACACGGCTCTTGAGTGGATAAGCGATGATGAGCTTGTTGAAGTAACTCCTCTCAATGTACGTATACGCAAAATGATACTTAACGCTGATGAACGCAAGAAATCGCGTATGAGAGCCGGTATTACAGAAGAAGAGGATTAAAAACATGCTTCAGGGGCTTATGCCGTTCCGCGATTTTGAAAAGGACAAGGTCTTTGCCTGCATTACCGGCCTTATCAAAAACGTCGGACATATAGATGAAGAGAGGATATCCGACGCGGCTTCAGTATACTGTGACTGTATAGCGACAATGGCCGCAACTGCTGAAATATACGGTCTTAGCGGGAACATCTGGCAGTCCTGGCTTGCAACTCTTTTTGCGGGATGCGAGGTCCCTTTCGCCCTAGCGCAGGAGCGTAGGGCTCAGCTTGATGGGACACTGAGGCAGCTTGTGATGGAAGACCTTGACGAACTGCATTTTTATCTGCACTATGACTTGAATCAGCTTGATCAGGAGCTTGGGGTTTCGGCATTCAGACGCTTCGGTGACTATAAGCCACTGGCTATAGACGGAGAAGTATTCGATAGGGCATCCGGAGCAATTGTGCAGGTTTTTGCTGACGCTATAAGAAAAGCGCCCTATGCCGGAGGCCTTTACAGGGAACTGACCAGATTCTATATGGAACATGGCGTCGGGCAATTCGCTCTTAACAAGGCATTCAGATGGGACGGACACTCCGGTAAGATTGTCCCAGTGACACATACCGAAAATATATCCCTCGCAGGTCTTGTCGGATATGAGACACAAAAGAAAATTTTAACTGATAACACTCTGGCATTCCTTGACGGACGTCCCGCGAACAATGTTCTCCTTTATGGAGAGAGCGGCACGGGGAAGTCATCATCGGTCAAGGCCCTGCTTAATGAATTTGCTCCCAGCGGTCTGCGTATGGTCGAAGTGTACAAACACCAGGTGGAAGACCTTGATGCAATAGTCGACATTATAAAAGTCCGTAACTACAAATTTATAATATTTATGGACGACCTCTCGTTTGAGAAGTTTGAAATAGAATATAAGTATCTGAAGTCGTTCATTGAGGGCGGACTTGAAAAACGTCCTAATAATGTCCTTATCTATGCGACATCGAACCGACGCCACCTGATGAGAGAGTCATGGTCCGACAGAGATGACAAATATGATGATATGCATGAATCCGAGACCATGCAGGAACGCATGTCGCTCGTAGACAGATTCGGCCTCATGATCCGCTACTTCTCGCCAGGGCAGGAAGAATACCTGAACATAGTGCGCATGCTTGCCAAAGAGTACAGTATTGATGCAGAGTGGGAAGATCTTGAGCATGGTGCCATACAGTGGGAGCTCAAACATGGAGGTTTTTCCGGGCGATCTGCGCGTCAATTTATAGAATTTCTCGCAGGGAAAAAGTAACCTCTGGTTATTGCTTGCTATCAGGCAAGGATCTTAGATACTTTCAATTCACTAAATATCGCCGGAAGAAGCCGCAAAAGATACAGGGAAAGCATTCTCGTTAATTTTTATGGTATATACTACTATCTGTAGGGTTTTTCGTATAGTCGAAAATATTAACGCCCTCCCGTATGTCATTTTTATATTAAGACGCAGTTGATTTGCATTCTTAAATTAGAAGCGGGATTAAAATATTTCAGGATCGGATAGGAGAAAGTCCGATATATAAGGAGATATTATTATGGAGTACGCTGAAGCAAGGAAGATCAACGAAGAGATCACAGAGCTATGCAGGGATCAGAAGCACCCTTCCAGAATAATGGCGCGCGAGGTGATGCGGTCTCTCAACGCAGAGATGGAACAAGCCCGTAAACGCTCAGGGGGCTTTCAGAGAAATAAATCGCCCAAATCAAGGCAGCCGCTGAATCAGACTCAGTCGTTTTACAGTAATAAGACGAGAGGTTTCACGATTGACGTTAAAGCTGAGGCCAGACTGCTCAAGGCGCTGGAAAAGGCAAAAGAGAGCAGGGGCATAACTGAAGATCGACCGGAAGTATCTGATTATGAATAAAAAAATGGACTCATCATCCCAGGGATGATGAGTCCATTTTTTTGGGGTGCGCCCGACATGTGCGCAGGCTAGACGGTGAGAGACCGTTACAGGCTTGGCAGTGGGAACTGTTAGCCGAAGGCAAGGGTATCCATCGTGAGGTGGAATCTGAAGGAAGCCGGAGGCAAACCCTCGGTCCGACGAACAGAAATCGCATATAAGGCATATGTGGGACGGATGAGTCTGCCGAACAAGACAAAGCCCAACACTGCACGGATCCTATGGTGTAAATGCGGCGGATAGATGATGGAAAAGTCTGTGTGCTTACTCGGGGAGATCTTGAGGTCGGTCGGGGAGAAAAGAAAAA
This genomic window from Synergistaceae bacterium contains:
- a CDS encoding ornithine cyclodeaminase family protein, whose translation is MLFLSREDILSVFSMRDAIEADKRAFVLHTQGKANVPLRINLDTETKAGQCMFMPAYVGGDLNMAGVKIVSCFTGNAAKGIPVVPATVALIDGDTGLVTAIIEGTTLTQIRTAGISGAATELLSNPDSKIGALFGTGGQGAAQLEALMTVRELTEIRVFDALPGKAADFIIKNQSIADSHGVRLVEAKNPKEAVTGADVITTVTTSSLPLFSSDDIKPGCHINGVGSYTPDKRELPAGLLLRAGRIFVDNREAVLAEAGDFIIPMKEGSFSSEKIAGELGELILGNVAGRQGKDEITIMKTVGFATLDIVAAAEIVKKAQEAGAGTVIDF
- a CDS encoding helix-turn-helix transcriptional regulator; this encodes MLKNSLKCHPLLVPFVPVVELLGAMLGRDYEIVLHDVSGGEPVIVAIANGELTGRDMDAPMTDFGKILMTSPKAADIDFIANYPSEAENGRAMRSGVSLIRDENRRLIGFLCINYDMTRGSILKDMGDFLMETKPLSFDAVKAERFGGVKDGHLFMEKARQKFGKPLIYLSSEERKQCIRYMEEIGFFKLKGSVESLAKEMKKSRYTIYADLRSVIRDK
- the typA gene encoding translational GTPase TypA, coding for MQDSSKIRNIAIIAHIDHGKTTLIDGIFKAARLFRDNQVVEERVMDAGTIERERGITIKAKHCTVEWGGYKINIVDTPGHADFSGEVERVLSMVDSVLLLVDANEGPMPQTRYVLMRALKLGLKPIVIVNKVDRPNADPDGALDKTFDLFIELGATEEQCDFSVLYGSGLQGWFVDDLNKDIDNTKVGMDDLFKTIIEKVPAPNAEMDKPFLMQVCTLSWSEYLGRIGCGRILQGTLRKGDKLLRTHTRWTDYDQTNWEIVSTDLATCTHLYVTNGLDRTETDAVGAGDIVWFTGPDNIDLGDTISAPEISDKVIPPLDIEEPTVSMLFLVNTSPFAGQDGNAITLRQLKTRIERETKTDPALRMEDIGRPDGIKVSGRGELHLGILIEEIRREGSEICVSRPEVIVQHDANGRLLEPMEDLIIDVPEEYQGIVIQKLAQRKGELKNMQNGGTGVLRLEFRIPTRGLIGYRGEFLTDTRGLGILASRFVGYGPWVGDINSRSRGSLVSMDSGTTTSYALDNLQERGTLFIKPGEAVYNGQVVGEASRNKDIPCNPSKRKQQTNHRSATKDMITVLDVPRTMTIDTALEWISDDELVEVTPLNVRIRKMILNADERKKSRMRAGITEEED
- a CDS encoding ATP-binding protein is translated as MLQGLMPFRDFEKDKVFACITGLIKNVGHIDEERISDAASVYCDCIATMAATAEIYGLSGNIWQSWLATLFAGCEVPFALAQERRAQLDGTLRQLVMEDLDELHFYLHYDLNQLDQELGVSAFRRFGDYKPLAIDGEVFDRASGAIVQVFADAIRKAPYAGGLYRELTRFYMEHGVGQFALNKAFRWDGHSGKIVPVTHTENISLAGLVGYETQKKILTDNTLAFLDGRPANNVLLYGESGTGKSSSVKALLNEFAPSGLRMVEVYKHQVEDLDAIVDIIKVRNYKFIIFMDDLSFEKFEIEYKYLKSFIEGGLEKRPNNVLIYATSNRRHLMRESWSDRDDKYDDMHESETMQERMSLVDRFGLMIRYFSPGQEEYLNIVRMLAKEYSIDAEWEDLEHGAIQWELKHGGFSGRSARQFIEFLAGKK